One window of the Actinomyces wuliandei genome contains the following:
- a CDS encoding pore-forming ESAT-6 family protein, translating into MANNTEQRSYDTGASQEAQSNFERVASRLEALIGQRDADVKAAMAQYQADGVSEEYRGKEQRWSSAAGEVRGIITTIRTSLQTTDDGAQAAIQRAKQSVDNMG; encoded by the coding sequence GAGCAGCGCTCCTACGACACCGGGGCCTCCCAGGAGGCGCAGTCCAACTTTGAGCGAGTGGCCTCCCGTCTGGAGGCTCTCATCGGGCAGCGCGACGCCGACGTCAAGGCCGCGATGGCCCAGTACCAGGCCGACGGGGTGTCGGAGGAGTACCGGGGCAAGGAGCAGCGGTGGAGCTCGGCGGCCGGTGAGGTGCGCGGGATCATCACCACGATCCGCACCTCCCTCCAGACCACGGACGACGGGGCGCAGGCTGCGATCCAGCGCGCCAAGCAGTCCGTGGACAACATGGGCTGA